The Tachypleus tridentatus isolate NWPU-2018 chromosome 5, ASM421037v1, whole genome shotgun sequence genome includes a window with the following:
- the LOC143250610 gene encoding LOW QUALITY PROTEIN: sulfotransferase ssu-1-like (The sequence of the model RefSeq protein was modified relative to this genomic sequence to represent the inferred CDS: inserted 1 base in 1 codon; deleted 1 base in 1 codon), with protein MSQPRKKPVYQKVDGFTLNTTFLPDCVRSAIHYKPRDDDIFVVTFPKCGTTWTQHIVHNILNKGETFKXFKDVEERSPFIEMMGAKFVENMPRPQAIKTHLPFHVCTYSPKAKYIYVARNPRDCCVSFYHHTKMFPGYQFEDGSFDDFFEVFINGETEWGDYFDHLLSAYEHRNDPNVCFLTYEEMKDDAKAAVLKLAKFLGPQYAEMLESDDKIMMKILDHTSMKFMKRFNKDMKLFYSNMDETSFIGAEVPEGLKYVMEVYKTRDLKMPHKFDFIRKGAVGDWKNYFSPVQSKELLKKFYMKTKGTDVFRLWAK; from the exons atgtcCCAGCCAAGGAAGAAACCAGTGTATCAAAAAGTAGATGGATTTACCCTGAACACAACATTTTTGCCAGATTGTGTACGAAGTGCTATCCATTATAAACCACGTGATGATGACATATTTGTCGTGACCTTTCCAAAATGTGGAACTACTTGGACCCAACATattgttcacaatattttaaacaagggagaaacattta attttaaagatgtTGAAGAACGCAGTCCTTTCATAGAAATGATGGGGGCCAAGTTTGTAGAAAATATGCCTCGTCCTCAAGCGATTAAAACACATTTACCGTTTCATGTGTGCACCTATTCACCTAAAGCCAAATACATCTACGTAGCTAGAAATCCTAGAGACTGTTGTGTTTCCTTCTATCATCACACCAAAATGTTTCCAGGATATCAGTTTGAAGATGGAAGCTTCGACGACTTTTTCGAGGTATTCATCAATGGCGAAACCGAATGGGGGGATTACTTTGATCATCTTCTTTCCGCATATGAACACAGGAACGATCCCAACGTCTGCTTTCTAACATACGAAGAAATGAAGGATGACGCCAAAGCTGCTGTTCTGAAACTGGCCAAGTTTCTAGGCCCACAGTATGCAGAAATGTTGGAGTCCGATGATAAAATTATGATGAAGATTCTCGACCACACAAGCATGAAATTTATGAAACGCTTTAATAAagacatgaaattattttattccaatATGGATGAGACCAGTTTTATAGGAGCAGAAGTTCCAGAGGGCTTGAAATATGTTATGGAGGTTTATAAAACAAGAGATTTAAAAATGCCTCATAAATTCGATTTTATCCGAAAAGGAGCAGTTGGAGActggaaaaattatttttctcctgTCCAATCAAAG GAATTATTGAAGAAATTTTACATGAAGACGAAAGGGACAGATGTTTTCAGGCTTTGGGCGAAATAA